The genome window TATCTCTGATCGAGCGGCTCTTATTCGCCAGCGTCTTGGTCATGCCATCTATGGTGAAAATGAGGAGACTCTAGAACAGGTCGTTGTGAGTCTCCTCCAACAAAAACAACAGACGGTCGCTACCGGTGAGAGCTGCACGGGCGGGCTGCTTTCGAGCCGAATAACCGACGTGCCCGGTAGCTCCAAAGTATTTTTGGGTGGTATTGTTGCCTATAGCAATGCGGCAAAGACGGATTTTCTTGGGGTAGATTCTGCGCTGCTTGCGCGATTCGGTGCCGTCAGCGAAGAGGTGGCCCGCTCTATGGCGGAGGGCGCGCAACAACGCTTTGGCACCACCTACGGCATCGGCATCACAGGCATTGCAGGGCCAGAGGGCGGTACGCCGGAAAAGCCTGTTGGGTTAGTCTACATTGGGCTCAGCCAACGAGGTCGAGCCCCTATTGTGGAACGGTGTGAGTTTATCGGTTCGCGCGCCATTGTACGCCATCGCGCTACGCAAACAGCTCTCAATCTCCTTCGGTTGCGCGCGCTTGAAAGCTGATCAACCTACCTCTATTCCCTTCACCGGCACGACGCTTATCGAGCCATCTACCTCCAGTTGAGCTAATCGCACCTCCTCGAAACCCTCCAGACCGTGCTGGCGAATTGCAGCCAACAACTCCGCTTCGGTAACCTTCTCTCGGCGCATGTTCTGTTGCAGTACCTCTCCATTTAAAATCAATGGAGTAGGAACGCCAACAATACGCGCCTCCAATTTGGGCAAATGAGCAAATAGTTTAGCAAACAACCATCCTAACAAGATCAACGTTCCAGAGCAGACGATGCCGGCAGAAAGGTCCCCTGCGCCA of Chthonomonas calidirosea T49 contains these proteins:
- a CDS encoding DUF421 domain-containing protein — translated: MTPAYRYFLSLLAARTLVVALFLIIGLRLVGKRSFGQYNIYDLAMIMAVANAVQNAMTHGAGDLSAGIVCSGTLILLGWLFAKLFAHLPKLEARIVGVPTPLILNGEVLQQNMRREKVTEAELLAAIRQHGLEGFEEVRLAQLEVDGSISVVPVKGIEVG